A region from the Brachyspira pilosicoli genome encodes:
- a CDS encoding DUF368 domain-containing protein — MKIIGNYIYTIIKGFIIGASMLVPGFSGGTMAMILGIYDKLIASLSGILTFSKNENYISKNKLNFLFLIFFCVGSVLGMVIISKPLSNLIEKYYTVSSFFFMGAALGGFNTVYNKTKSYKFDFLSIVYILLGAAIVYLISMIPEGFFSGNGNRSETFMYFILVIAGLIVAIAMILPGISVSYMFLLLGIYKETVDAVHNLYFPYLIPLAIGCILGVILTTKLLEYWMEHYVKSSYLIISGFVLGSIIQVFPGVPKGIEWALCAVMFLAAYLLIRLLQRFDPDNR; from the coding sequence ATGAAAATTATAGGTAATTATATATACACAATTATTAAAGGCTTTATAATAGGAGCTTCAATGCTTGTACCGGGTTTCAGCGGAGGCACTATGGCTATGATACTTGGAATATACGATAAATTAATAGCTTCTTTAAGCGGTATACTAACTTTCTCAAAAAATGAAAACTATATTTCAAAAAATAAACTAAACTTTTTATTTTTAATATTTTTTTGTGTCGGATCTGTTTTAGGTATGGTGATAATTTCAAAGCCTTTGTCAAACTTAATAGAAAAATATTATACGGTCTCTTCTTTCTTTTTTATGGGGGCTGCACTTGGGGGCTTTAATACAGTATACAATAAAACAAAATCCTATAAATTTGATTTTTTAAGTATTGTATATATTTTATTAGGTGCTGCTATAGTATATTTAATATCAATGATACCAGAAGGCTTTTTTAGCGGAAACGGCAATAGAAGCGAAACATTTATGTATTTTATACTTGTAATTGCTGGTTTAATTGTGGCAATTGCAATGATACTTCCTGGTATAAGTGTGTCATATATGTTTTTGCTTTTGGGAATATATAAAGAGACTGTTGATGCCGTTCATAATTTGTATTTTCCATATTTAATTCCATTAGCTATAGGGTGTATTTTAGGAGTTATACTTACTACAAAACTGCTTGAATATTGGATGGAGCATTATGTGAAATCTTCTTATTTGATAATATCAGGTTTTGTATTAGGCTCTATTATACAGGTTTTCCCTGGAGTGCCAAAAGGTATTGAGTGGGCTTTATGTGCTGTAATGTTTTTGGCAGCATATTTATTAATAAGGCTTTTGCAGAGATTTGACCCGGATAATAGATAA